The following proteins come from a genomic window of Nitrospirota bacterium:
- a CDS encoding efflux RND transporter permease subunit, with amino-acid sequence MTHHPSPITHYGVSGRIAALFIASKLTPLIMLGALLLGLFAVLLTPREEEPQIVVPMADVFIPFPGASAKVVEEQLTKPVERALSEIKGVEYLYSTSSRGGTLIVVRFYVGEPMEQSLVDLYDKLMSNQDLFPPGSGPFMVKPRDVNDVPIVTLTLSSDRYTDFQLRQQAELLLEEVKKVPGTAGGFIVGGRPRELRVQLDPSRLKAYGVTPLEIAGVIRGENLALPSGRFESQNREFLVETGRFIRSREDLDSLVVGVQDQRPVYLRQVADVTDGPGEPTSYVWLGLGPGGGETSGQGSGVSDKPTQKVVPSITPTTTPLPPTTSESPAVTVAIAKQARTNAVTVARGVLDKAGELKGTVIPADVRVAVTRDYGQTADEKANELLWHLLIAVVSVVLFLGLALGPRPALVVSIAIPLTLALTLFTSMMIGYTINRVTLFALIFSIGILVDDAIVLVENTYRHLQLRSRPHLEASIYAVDEVGNPTILATFTVIAALLPMAFVSGLMGPYMRPIPVNASIAMFFSLLVAFVVIPWFCQACYRKRETSDVRREPDLSESAASHGSPLTSHEPGWAYRLYQKLLTPLMAHPVVAWAFLALIALLLLAAVSLFYTRHVVVKMLPFDNKSELQLVVDMPEGTTLEETARVTQALTRYVRTVSEVRDYQAYVGTSSPFNFNGLVRHYFLRRDPHQADIQINLVPKEARQAQSHEIAQRLRPEVRRIAGQYGANVKVVEVPPGPPVLSVLVAEVYGPDYERQRAVARDVRKLFEAAPGVVDVDDYLEADQVKYVFTVDRAKAALAGIPSEEIVRTLRMALEGMPAGLVHIPQEKSPVQIVLRLPLAERTGLEHLGEIALKGRAGLVPLSELLVVEQTIQEKAIYHKNQKPVVYVIGDVGGPGAEKAESPVYGVLGIGKLLEAYRPPEGYQIEQYYAAQPWSESRLAVKWDGEWHITYETFRDMGLAFAVAMLLIYLLIVGQFQSFLTPIIIMAPIPLTLIGIVPGHWLTGSYFTATSMIGFIALAGIIVRNSILLVDFIQIQQAQGVPLAEAVIRAGAIRTRPILLTAAALMVGAFVIILDPIFQGLAVSLLFGVGASTLLTLIVIPVLYYTLAGGRRPSVSSSPAPPAGPPDGQAGSAPSVVPAEARAALETAP; translated from the coding sequence ATGACCCATCACCCATCACCCATCACCCATTACGGTGTCTCCGGGCGCATCGCCGCCCTCTTCATCGCGAGCAAGCTCACGCCGCTCATCATGCTCGGCGCCCTGCTGCTCGGGCTCTTCGCGGTCCTCCTGACTCCGCGCGAAGAGGAACCGCAGATCGTCGTGCCGATGGCCGACGTGTTCATCCCCTTCCCCGGCGCCTCGGCGAAGGTCGTCGAGGAGCAGCTCACCAAACCGGTCGAGCGGGCGCTCTCCGAGATCAAGGGCGTGGAGTACCTCTATTCGACCTCCAGCCGCGGCGGCACGCTGATCGTCGTCCGGTTCTACGTCGGCGAGCCGATGGAGCAGAGCCTCGTGGACCTCTACGACAAGCTGATGTCCAACCAGGACCTGTTTCCCCCCGGCTCGGGACCGTTCATGGTCAAGCCGCGCGACGTCAACGACGTCCCGATCGTCACGCTCACGCTCTCGAGCGACCGGTACACGGACTTCCAGTTGCGCCAGCAGGCCGAGTTGCTCCTGGAGGAAGTCAAGAAGGTTCCCGGCACCGCCGGCGGCTTCATCGTCGGCGGACGGCCCCGCGAGCTGCGGGTGCAGCTCGACCCGAGCCGGTTGAAGGCCTACGGCGTGACGCCGCTCGAGATCGCCGGCGTGATCCGGGGGGAGAACCTGGCCCTGCCGTCCGGGCGCTTCGAGAGCCAGAACCGGGAATTCCTGGTCGAGACCGGCCGGTTCATCCGGTCGCGGGAGGATCTGGACTCCCTCGTCGTCGGCGTGCAGGACCAGCGGCCCGTGTACCTGCGGCAGGTGGCGGACGTGACGGACGGGCCGGGCGAGCCGACGAGCTATGTCTGGCTCGGCCTCGGCCCGGGCGGTGGTGAGACAAGTGGTCAGGGGTCGGGGGTCAGCGACAAGCCGACGCAGAAGGTCGTTCCGTCCATCACACCGACCACCACCCCCTTGCCACCGACCACGTCCGAGTCGCCCGCGGTGACGGTCGCGATCGCCAAGCAGGCGCGCACCAACGCGGTCACGGTCGCGCGCGGGGTGCTCGACAAGGCCGGGGAGTTGAAAGGCACGGTCATCCCGGCGGACGTGCGCGTGGCCGTCACGCGGGACTACGGCCAGACCGCGGACGAGAAGGCCAACGAGCTCCTCTGGCACCTCCTGATCGCGGTCGTGTCGGTGGTCCTCTTCCTGGGACTCGCGCTCGGCCCCAGGCCGGCGCTCGTGGTCTCGATCGCCATCCCCCTGACCCTGGCCCTCACCCTCTTCACCTCGATGATGATCGGCTACACGATCAACCGGGTCACCCTCTTCGCCCTGATCTTCTCGATCGGCATCCTCGTGGACGATGCGATCGTCCTGGTGGAGAACACCTACCGGCACCTGCAACTCCGGAGTCGGCCCCACCTGGAAGCGTCCATCTACGCGGTGGACGAGGTGGGCAACCCGACGATCCTGGCCACCTTCACGGTGATCGCGGCCCTGCTCCCGATGGCCTTCGTGTCCGGCCTGATGGGCCCGTACATGCGCCCGATCCCCGTCAACGCCTCGATCGCGATGTTCTTCTCCCTGCTCGTCGCCTTCGTGGTCATTCCCTGGTTCTGCCAGGCCTGTTACCGGAAACGTGAGACGTCAGACGTGAGACGTGAACCCGACCTTTCCGAGTCCGCCGCGTCTCACGGCTCACCTCTCACGTCTCACGAGCCCGGGTGGGCTTACCGGCTCTATCAGAAGCTGCTGACCCCGTTGATGGCCCACCCGGTCGTCGCCTGGGCCTTCCTCGCCCTGATCGCCCTCCTGCTCCTGGCCGCGGTTTCGCTCTTCTACACCAGGCACGTGGTCGTCAAGATGCTGCCCTTCGACAACAAGAGCGAGCTGCAACTGGTGGTGGACATGCCGGAGGGGACGACGCTCGAGGAGACCGCCCGCGTGACCCAGGCGCTCACCCGCTACGTGCGGACCGTCTCCGAGGTCCGGGACTACCAGGCCTACGTCGGGACTTCGTCCCCGTTCAACTTCAACGGGCTGGTGCGCCACTATTTCCTCCGCCGCGACCCGCACCAGGCGGACATCCAGATCAACCTCGTGCCCAAGGAGGCGCGCCAGGCCCAAAGCCACGAGATCGCGCAGCGCCTGAGGCCGGAGGTGCGGCGGATCGCCGGGCAGTACGGGGCCAACGTGAAGGTCGTGGAAGTCCCGCCGGGCCCGCCGGTGCTCTCGGTGCTGGTGGCCGAGGTCTACGGCCCGGATTACGAGCGGCAGCGGGCCGTCGCGCGGGACGTCCGGAAGCTCTTCGAGGCCGCGCCGGGCGTGGTGGACGTGGACGACTATCTGGAGGCCGATCAGGTCAAGTACGTCTTCACCGTGGACCGGGCCAAGGCCGCCCTGGCCGGCATCCCCTCGGAGGAGATCGTCCGCACGCTGCGGATGGCCCTGGAGGGGATGCCCGCCGGGCTCGTGCACATCCCCCAGGAGAAGAGCCCCGTGCAGATCGTGCTGCGGCTCCCCCTGGCCGAGCGGACGGGCTTGGAGCACCTCGGCGAGATCGCGCTGAAGGGCAGGGCCGGGTTGGTCCCCCTGTCGGAGCTGCTCGTCGTCGAGCAGACGATCCAGGAGAAGGCGATCTACCACAAGAACCAGAAGCCGGTCGTCTACGTGATCGGCGACGTAGGCGGGCCCGGGGCTGAAAAGGCTGAGAGCCCGGTCTACGGGGTGCTGGGAATCGGGAAGTTGCTGGAGGCCTACCGGCCCCCGGAGGGCTACCAGATCGAGCAGTATTATGCCGCGCAGCCCTGGTCCGAGTCCCGCCTCGCCGTGAAGTGGGACGGCGAGTGGCACATCACCTACGAAACCTTCCGGGACATGGGTCTCGCCTTCGCCGTGGCCATGCTGCTGATCTACCTGCTGATCGTCGGCCAGTTCCAGTCCTTCCTGACCCCGATCATCATCATGGCCCCGATCCCGCTGACCCTGATCGGGATCGTGCCGGGCCATTGGCTGACCGGATCCTACTTCACCGCCACCTCCATGATCGGGTTCATCGCGCTGGCCGGGATCATCGTGCGCAACTCGATCCTGCTCGTGGACTTCATCCAGATTCAGCAGGCTCAGGGCGTCCCGCTTGCGGAGGCGGTGATCCGGGCCGGGGCAATCCGCACCAGGCCGATCCTGCTGACCGCCGCCGCTCTGATGGTCGGTGCCTTCGTCATCATCCTGGACCCCATCTTCCAGGGTCTGGCGGTCTCCCTCCTGTTCGGGGTCGGCGCCTCGACCCTCCTGACGCTGATCGTCATCCCCGTGCTCTACTACACCCTGGCTGGGGGACGCCGCCCGTCCGTCTCCTCGTCTCCCGCGCCCCCCGCCGGTCCGCCGGACGGGCAGGCCGGCTCCGCGCCCTCGGTCGTGCCGGCTGAGGCGAGAGCCGCGTTGGAAACGGCGCCGTAG
- a CDS encoding response regulator, whose protein sequence is MGKQQVMLLVVEDDLAMRSLLCDELWDLGARIIEAGDGDEALERISESVPDLIVTDLRMPAGGLDYVARLRTLAPACPIILMTAFGDAKTREQAKQYGVAAYFDKPVRMQDLKAAIKNLLLNHNANGSTGPHA, encoded by the coding sequence GTGGGGAAGCAGCAGGTGATGTTGTTGGTGGTCGAGGACGATCTGGCGATGCGGAGCCTCCTCTGCGACGAGTTGTGGGACCTTGGCGCGCGGATCATCGAGGCGGGCGACGGCGACGAAGCCCTGGAACGGATCAGCGAATCCGTGCCCGATCTGATCGTGACGGACCTCCGGATGCCGGCCGGCGGGCTGGATTACGTGGCCCGGCTCCGGACCCTGGCACCCGCCTGCCCCATCATCCTCATGACCGCCTTCGGAGACGCGAAGACGAGGGAACAGGCCAAGCAGTACGGCGTGGCCGCCTATTTCGACAAGCCGGTGCGTATGCAGGACCTGAAGGCCGCGATCAAGAACCTGCTCCTCAACCACAACGCCAACGGTTCCACCGGGCCGCATGCCTGA
- a CDS encoding sigma-54 dependent transcriptional regulator produces the protein MGGPAAPDASGRILIVDDDADMCALLKDVLADRGHQVTATQSGRDALKRLAEEDYEVVLTDLRMKEMQGIELLAEVKREHPEINVILMTAFGSVETAIEAMKQGAYDYLMKPVKAEELALVAEKAVREAALRREVTRLRQEVRKEYSFHQILGKSKPMQEVFDLIRRVADSPTNVLITGESGTGKELVAKAIHYNSARRESPFVPVNCAAIPEALLESELFGHVKGAFTDAKADKRGLFEEAQKGTLFLDEISELPLMLQAKLLRAIQEREIRRVGATRSVPVDVRIIAATNLNLAEEVKAKRFREDLYYRLNVIEIRLPPLRERREDILLLVDAFLRKCAESGGKAVRGMSESALALLMDYAWPGNVRELENVIERAVTLARGEKIAPEDLPQAIQGSRGERRVLDEAAERILPLEDLEQEYIMRVLEKTGGNKYQAAIALGIDRKTLYRKLSEIEERKK, from the coding sequence ATGGGCGGGCCAGCCGCACCCGACGCGAGCGGCCGCATCCTGATCGTGGACGACGATGCGGACATGTGCGCCCTGCTCAAAGACGTGCTGGCGGATCGGGGCCACCAGGTGACCGCCACCCAGAGCGGCCGCGACGCGCTGAAGCGGCTCGCCGAGGAGGATTACGAGGTGGTGCTCACCGATCTCCGCATGAAGGAGATGCAAGGCATCGAGCTGCTCGCGGAGGTCAAGCGGGAGCACCCCGAGATCAACGTCATCCTGATGACGGCGTTCGGCTCGGTGGAGACGGCGATCGAGGCCATGAAACAGGGGGCCTACGATTACCTCATGAAGCCGGTCAAGGCCGAGGAGCTGGCCCTCGTCGCCGAGAAGGCCGTGCGCGAGGCCGCGCTGCGGCGCGAGGTCACCCGGCTGCGCCAGGAGGTCCGCAAGGAGTACAGCTTCCACCAGATCCTGGGCAAGAGCAAGCCGATGCAGGAGGTCTTCGACCTGATCCGCCGCGTGGCCGACAGCCCGACCAACGTCCTGATCACCGGCGAGAGCGGCACCGGCAAGGAGCTGGTCGCCAAGGCCATCCACTACAACAGCGCGCGGCGGGAGTCCCCGTTCGTGCCGGTGAACTGCGCCGCCATCCCCGAGGCGCTGCTGGAGAGCGAGCTCTTCGGGCACGTCAAGGGGGCCTTCACCGACGCCAAGGCCGACAAGCGCGGGTTGTTCGAGGAGGCCCAGAAGGGCACGCTTTTCCTCGACGAGATCAGCGAGCTGCCGCTCATGCTCCAGGCCAAGCTGCTCCGGGCCATTCAGGAGCGGGAGATCAGGCGGGTGGGCGCCACGCGGTCCGTGCCGGTGGACGTCCGGATCATCGCGGCCACGAACCTGAACCTGGCCGAAGAGGTCAAGGCCAAGCGCTTCCGGGAGGACCTCTACTACCGGCTCAACGTGATCGAGATCCGGCTCCCGCCGCTGCGCGAGCGCCGGGAGGACATCCTGCTGCTGGTGGACGCGTTCCTCCGCAAGTGCGCCGAGTCCGGCGGGAAGGCCGTGCGGGGCATGAGCGAGTCGGCCCTGGCCCTGCTGATGGACTACGCCTGGCCCGGCAACGTGCGGGAACTGGAGAACGTGATCGAGCGGGCGGTGACGCTGGCCCGGGGGGAGAAGATCGCGCCCGAGGACCTGCCCCAGGCCATCCAGGGCTCGCGCGGGGAGCGGCGGGTTCTGGACGAGGCGGCGGAGCGCATCCTCCCGCTGGAGGATCTCGAGCAGGAATACATCATGCGGGTCCTGGAGAAGACCGGGGGCAACAAGTACCAGGCGGCCATCGCGCTGGGGATCGACCGGAAGACGTTGTACCGCAAACTGTCGGAGATCGAGGAGCGGAAGAAATAG
- the der gene encoding ribosome biogenesis GTPase Der, with product MTDRSSPITHHPSPLPVIAIIGRPNVGKSTLFNRILGTRNAIVDDVPGVTRDRNYADGSFRGRPFRLVDTGGLDPAATEGMLALIKQQSRIAIAEADVLVLVMDGRAGLTPADEEIAGLLRGVRKPVFFAVNKIDTPKSEPLLADFYRLGQDRLFPVSAEHGIGVDELLDAVHPLLPESGDGPSVADLPRIAIVGRPNVGKSTLVNSLLGEERVLVSDLPGTTRDPIDTLVTYKDRRYVFTDTAGIRRRGRIERGIEGYSVARALRAMGRSDVAVLLLDGVEGITEQDTKVAGLVLKQGRACVLVVNKWDLREGDEAARADYEADLRRRFSFLPWAPVLFGSALKPDSVQAIFRLLDRAVASFTRRVPTGPLNQFLQALLATNPLPVRKGKPSKAVKSVFITQVATKPPAFAFFVGHPEDVDKNYLRFLENRLREHYDFLGTPVRILVRRK from the coding sequence ATGACCGACCGCTCATCACCCATCACCCATCACCCATCACCGCTCCCGGTGATCGCCATCATCGGCCGGCCCAACGTGGGCAAGTCCACGCTGTTCAACCGCATCCTGGGCACCAGGAACGCGATCGTGGACGACGTGCCCGGCGTGACGCGCGACCGGAACTATGCGGACGGGTCTTTCCGAGGCCGGCCTTTTCGGCTCGTGGACACGGGCGGGCTGGATCCGGCCGCGACCGAGGGCATGCTCGCCCTCATCAAGCAACAGTCGCGGATCGCGATCGCCGAAGCGGACGTCCTCGTGCTCGTCATGGACGGACGGGCCGGTCTCACGCCGGCGGATGAAGAGATCGCCGGCCTCCTGCGCGGCGTGCGGAAGCCGGTCTTCTTCGCCGTCAACAAGATTGACACGCCCAAGTCGGAGCCCCTGCTGGCGGACTTCTACCGGCTCGGGCAGGATCGCCTCTTTCCCGTGTCGGCCGAGCACGGGATCGGCGTGGACGAGCTGTTGGACGCCGTCCATCCGCTGCTGCCGGAATCCGGGGACGGCCCCTCGGTAGCCGACCTGCCCCGGATCGCGATCGTGGGGCGGCCGAACGTGGGCAAGTCCACGCTGGTCAACAGCCTGCTGGGGGAGGAGCGGGTGCTGGTCAGCGATCTGCCCGGCACCACGCGCGATCCGATTGACACGCTCGTGACCTACAAGGACCGGCGGTACGTGTTCACCGACACGGCCGGCATCCGGCGGCGCGGGAGGATCGAGCGGGGCATCGAGGGCTACAGCGTCGCCCGGGCCCTGCGCGCGATGGGTCGCTCGGACGTGGCCGTGCTGCTGCTGGACGGAGTCGAAGGCATCACCGAGCAGGACACGAAGGTCGCCGGGCTCGTGCTCAAGCAGGGCCGGGCCTGCGTGCTCGTCGTGAACAAGTGGGACCTGCGGGAAGGGGACGAGGCGGCCCGCGCCGACTACGAGGCCGACCTGCGTCGCCGGTTTTCGTTCCTGCCCTGGGCGCCGGTCCTGTTCGGATCGGCCCTGAAGCCGGACTCCGTGCAGGCGATCTTCCGGCTGCTCGACCGGGCGGTCGCGTCCTTCACCAGACGCGTCCCGACCGGCCCCTTGAACCAGTTTCTGCAGGCCCTCCTCGCCACCAACCCGCTGCCGGTCCGCAAGGGCAAGCCGTCCAAGGCGGTCAAGTCGGTGTTCATCACCCAGGTCGCCACGAAGCCTCCGGCCTTCGCGTTCTTCGTCGGCCACCCGGAGGACGTGGACAAGAACTACCTCCGTTTCCTGGAGAACCGCCTGCGCGAGCACTACGACTTTCTCGGGACGCCGGTCCGCATCCTGGTCAGAAGGAAATAG
- a CDS encoding response regulator: MGDAAISVLMVEDDPGDAVLMRALLQDQDVPGGETPRFEISRVDRVEAAVPALEHGRFDVVLLDLCLPDGRGLDVVRKIKAAAGDLPIVVMGAGDDEPLAVQTLREGAQDYLMKRRVDGSLARRVLLNAIRRKRGEERAREWEECPRGGTGGKDWSGRRELSRLDGQ; this comes from the coding sequence GTGGGTGACGCAGCGATTTCCGTGCTGATGGTGGAGGACGATCCGGGAGACGCCGTCCTGATGAGGGCCTTGTTGCAGGATCAGGACGTCCCGGGCGGCGAAACACCGCGATTCGAAATCTCCCGGGTGGACCGGGTGGAGGCGGCGGTGCCGGCGCTGGAACATGGGCGCTTCGACGTCGTGCTGCTGGATCTCTGCCTGCCGGACGGCCGGGGGTTGGACGTGGTCCGGAAGATCAAGGCGGCTGCCGGCGACCTCCCCATCGTCGTCATGGGCGCCGGGGACGACGAACCCCTGGCGGTCCAGACTCTCCGGGAAGGGGCGCAGGACTACCTGATGAAGAGGCGCGTGGACGGCTCGCTCGCCCGGCGCGTTCTGCTGAATGCGATTCGGCGAAAGCGTGGGGAGGAGAGGGCACGGGAGTGGGAGGAGTGTCCGCGCGGGGGGACGGGGGGAAAAGACTGGAGCGGGCGGCGGGAGCTAAGCCGGCTGGACGGGCAGTAG
- a CDS encoding protoglobin domain-containing protein, which produces MDDWQTRKDYLLLTEEEEEGLKSLQPLMTRHVGELVDGFYRHLLQFAETRKLLSDELIATRLKDAQQRYLLSLVTGPYDEAYRDGRIKIGEVHERIGLTPSWYLGAYALYLNMLHPLIFKEFRGRPERCQFLRIALTKIVFLDIQLAIEAYIRKSSDKLEFANKQLAELSRQLEKGLTQKKRDLQETQEQLRQTERLAELGTLASGMAHEIGTPMNVILGRAEYLMQRTQEDATKKGLETIVAQVERITRIMNQLLTFARRRPLERRPLDLKRTVEDCLEVVRERLGRHRIEAETRFAPSLPPVHADADHMSQVLLNLVINAVHAMPEGGTLRIGLDPAGSHVRMTVTDTGHGIPKDALPRIFDPFFTTKEVGKGTGLGLTVVHGIVQEHGGTITVESEPDRGTTFTVLLPVQPA; this is translated from the coding sequence ATGGACGACTGGCAAACCCGAAAAGACTACCTCCTCCTGACGGAAGAGGAAGAGGAGGGGCTGAAATCCCTCCAGCCGCTCATGACCCGTCACGTGGGCGAGCTGGTGGACGGCTTCTACCGGCACCTGCTCCAGTTCGCCGAGACGCGGAAACTGCTGTCGGACGAGTTGATCGCCACCAGGCTCAAGGACGCCCAGCAACGGTACCTGCTCTCGCTCGTCACCGGCCCCTACGACGAAGCCTACCGCGACGGGCGGATCAAGATCGGCGAGGTCCACGAGCGGATCGGGCTGACGCCCAGTTGGTACCTGGGCGCCTACGCGCTCTACTTGAACATGCTCCACCCGCTCATCTTCAAGGAGTTCCGGGGCCGGCCGGAACGGTGCCAGTTCCTGCGGATCGCGCTCACGAAGATCGTGTTCCTGGACATCCAGCTCGCCATCGAGGCCTACATCCGGAAGTCGTCGGACAAGCTGGAGTTCGCCAACAAGCAGCTCGCGGAGCTGAGCCGCCAGTTGGAGAAGGGACTGACTCAGAAAAAGAGGGATCTCCAGGAGACTCAGGAGCAGCTTCGGCAGACCGAGCGGCTGGCCGAGCTGGGCACGCTGGCCTCCGGCATGGCCCACGAGATCGGCACCCCGATGAACGTGATCCTGGGGCGGGCCGAGTACCTGATGCAGCGGACGCAGGAGGACGCGACCAAGAAGGGACTGGAGACGATCGTCGCGCAGGTCGAGCGCATCACCAGGATCATGAATCAACTGCTGACGTTCGCGCGGCGGCGGCCGCTCGAGCGGCGGCCGCTGGACCTCAAGCGGACCGTCGAGGACTGTCTGGAGGTCGTCCGCGAGCGGCTGGGGCGGCACCGTATCGAGGCCGAGACCCGCTTCGCCCCGTCCCTCCCGCCGGTGCACGCCGATGCGGATCACATGAGCCAGGTGCTGCTCAACCTCGTGATCAACGCCGTTCACGCGATGCCGGAGGGGGGAACGTTGCGCATCGGACTCGACCCGGCGGGAAGCCACGTCCGGATGACGGTGACCGACACGGGCCACGGGATCCCCAAGGACGCGCTCCCCAGGATCTTCGATCCCTTCTTCACCACCAAGGAGGTCGGCAAGGGCACGGGCCTGGGGCTCACCGTCGTGCACGGGATCGTCCAGGAGCACGGCGGCACGATCACCGTCGAGAGCGAGCCGGATCGCGGCACGACCTTCACGGTCCTACTGCCCGTCCAGCCGGCTTAG
- a CDS encoding type II toxin-antitoxin system VapB family antitoxin: MQRAVYAMRTNIELDDALIKEALRFAQVRTKRELVDLALREFIAMHRRKDLRELRGRVKFRAKYDHKSLRAGVA; the protein is encoded by the coding sequence GTGCAGCGGGCGGTGTACGCCATGCGCACCAACATCGAGTTGGACGACGCCTTGATCAAGGAAGCGCTTCGATTCGCTCAGGTCCGGACCAAACGAGAGCTGGTGGACCTCGCCTTGCGCGAATTCATCGCGATGCATCGCCGGAAAGACCTGCGCGAATTGCGGGGCCGGGTGAAGTTTCGAGCCAAGTACGATCACAAGAGTCTTCGAGCGGGGGTAGCTTAG
- a CDS encoding DUF2892 domain-containing protein translates to MRVNDWLRLIAGLFVLLAVFLGATVHPYWNYFAAFVALNLIQSAFTGWCPMMALLRQLGVQD, encoded by the coding sequence ATGCGCGTGAACGACTGGCTCCGCCTGATTGCCGGCCTTTTCGTCCTGCTGGCCGTTTTTCTTGGCGCGACTGTCCATCCTTACTGGAACTACTTCGCCGCCTTCGTGGCCCTGAATCTGATCCAGTCCGCCTTCACCGGCTGGTGCCCGATGATGGCGTTGCTCCGGCAGCTCGGGGTCCAGGACTAG
- a CDS encoding efflux RND transporter periplasmic adaptor subunit, producing the protein MAAVLAILRSAHRVILFATVLALSLAGCSPGDEPVPPAASTPAPAVVQGSVVEVGLAPLPIRVEVTGQVAAASQATLSSKIQGTVQELPVREGSAVSKGQVLVRLDSRDLETNLARAEAELENARSTLNRIEHLLAQDAATKQEVDDARRTFKVAEAGRRAAQVQLSYTVIKAPFSGVVTEKKVEVGELASPGQPLLKLEDPRRLRLETTVAEGDLKAIQRGAKMPVTIDALGPTPLQGTVAQILPTGDPATHTFLVKIDLPPAPGLKTGMFGRMQFEKGTSQTMVLPKSAVIERGQLTGVYVVGGDRIARLRWVKVGRRFEDRLEILSGLNVGELVLTDAAKGSDGARVEIIAAGPPR; encoded by the coding sequence ATGGCCGCCGTGCTCGCCATCCTCCGATCAGCCCACCGAGTGATCCTGTTTGCGACGGTTCTTGCCCTGTCGCTCGCCGGGTGCAGCCCCGGTGACGAGCCGGTGCCGCCCGCAGCCTCCACCCCCGCACCGGCCGTGGTGCAGGGGTCCGTCGTGGAAGTCGGGCTCGCCCCCCTCCCGATCCGTGTCGAAGTGACGGGCCAGGTCGCCGCGGCCTCCCAGGCGACCCTGTCCAGCAAGATCCAGGGAACCGTCCAGGAGCTGCCGGTGCGGGAGGGCTCGGCGGTCTCCAAGGGTCAGGTCCTCGTAAGGCTCGACAGCCGCGACCTGGAAACGAATCTGGCGCGGGCGGAAGCGGAGCTGGAGAATGCACGGAGCACCCTGAACCGCATCGAGCACTTGCTGGCGCAGGATGCGGCGACGAAGCAGGAGGTGGACGACGCGCGGCGGACGTTCAAGGTGGCGGAGGCCGGCCGCCGGGCGGCGCAGGTTCAGCTCAGCTATACGGTCATCAAGGCGCCGTTCAGCGGCGTGGTCACGGAGAAGAAGGTCGAGGTGGGCGAGCTCGCCTCTCCCGGCCAGCCCCTCCTGAAGCTGGAGGATCCCCGCCGGCTCCGCCTGGAGACGACCGTGGCCGAAGGGGACCTCAAGGCGATCCAGCGCGGGGCCAAGATGCCGGTCACGATCGACGCCCTGGGGCCGACACCCCTCCAAGGCACCGTCGCCCAGATTCTCCCGACCGGCGATCCCGCGACCCACACGTTCCTGGTGAAGATCGACCTGCCGCCCGCGCCGGGGCTGAAGACCGGCATGTTCGGCCGGATGCAATTCGAGAAGGGCACCAGTCAGACGATGGTGCTGCCCAAGTCGGCCGTCATCGAGCGGGGCCAGCTCACCGGCGTCTACGTCGTGGGCGGCGACCGCATCGCCCGCCTGCGCTGGGTGAAGGTCGGTCGCCGGTTCGAGGACCGGCTGGAGATTCTGTCGGGCCTCAACGTCGGGGAGCTGGTCCTGACCGACGCGGCGAAGGGCTCCGACGGGGCCCGCGTGGAAATCATCGCGGCGGGACCGCCGCGATGA